In Marivirga salinae, a single window of DNA contains:
- a CDS encoding CbbQ/NirQ/NorQ/GpvN family protein, producing the protein MENSVFYQEINNEKEVFEHSFKNKIPLLLKGPTGSGKSRFVEYMAEQLDQKLITVCCHEETSATDLIGRYIIKGAETVWIDGPLSKAVKEGAILYLDEVAEARPDVIVAIHSLTDHRRELFIDKLGETIKADPNFMLVASYNPGYQKGYKELKPSTRQRFIALSFDYPKADIEMMILEKESGIDHSNAKKIVNIGNKIRNLTELGLAETVSTRLLVDASILINSGLAKRQSMHVAVVEPLSDDEHTTTSLKDLCDLMI; encoded by the coding sequence ATGGAAAATTCAGTTTTTTATCAGGAAATAAATAATGAAAAGGAAGTTTTTGAACACAGTTTTAAAAACAAAATTCCGCTCTTACTAAAAGGTCCTACAGGAAGTGGTAAATCCCGATTTGTAGAATACATGGCAGAACAATTAGACCAAAAATTGATCACTGTTTGCTGTCATGAAGAGACTTCAGCCACGGATTTAATTGGCAGATATATAATAAAAGGAGCTGAAACTGTCTGGATTGACGGACCACTTTCAAAAGCAGTAAAAGAAGGTGCTATTCTGTATCTGGATGAAGTAGCGGAAGCCAGACCGGATGTAATTGTTGCGATTCACTCCTTGACCGACCACAGACGTGAACTCTTTATTGATAAACTGGGAGAAACAATCAAAGCAGACCCTAACTTTATGTTGGTGGCTTCTTATAATCCCGGCTATCAAAAAGGCTATAAGGAACTAAAACCATCCACCAGACAGCGGTTTATTGCCCTCTCATTTGATTATCCAAAAGCGGATATTGAAATGATGATCCTGGAAAAAGAAAGTGGGATTGATCACAGTAATGCCAAGAAAATAGTGAATATCGGTAATAAAATCAGAAACCTGACGGAATTAGGCTTGGCAGAAACCGTTTCAACCCGACTATTGGTGGATGCCTCTATTTTGATTAACAGCGGTTTGGCGAAAAGACAAAGTATGCATGTAGCGGTAGTAGAACCACTTTCTGATGATGAACATACCACTACCTCACTAAAAGACCTTTGTGATTTAATGATTTAA
- a CDS encoding DUF438 domain-containing protein — protein MQVPEEIAKLPEWHPLNHYIKEIDLLQNIIWELRTVKASEEPQVFFNLFNKLSTIDKRFERKENQLFPYLEKRGWDGPSQNMWSFHDNLRDQIRLLRKAFEEKEFEKIDQNIHYLLDGINNLMAVEQTVLFPNALQILEEQDWKEMEKGEVEIGWMPDCEPMPKKATEYVHPSEDESAKDLSFLDEKSAHYDEGYMTVEQVNLLFRTIPVDITYVDENDKVIFYNRGEERVFPRSAGIIGREVKFCHPPKSVGKVLKILEAFRAGTKSEASFWINFKGRLIYIRYFAVRDEKKNYKGVVEMSQDITEIKDIEGEKRLLEWS, from the coding sequence ATGCAAGTACCTGAAGAAATAGCAAAATTGCCCGAATGGCATCCGCTTAATCATTATATAAAAGAGATTGATCTATTACAGAATATTATCTGGGAATTAAGGACAGTGAAGGCTTCAGAAGAGCCACAAGTATTCTTCAATCTCTTCAACAAATTGAGCACTATTGACAAGAGATTTGAACGCAAGGAAAATCAACTTTTCCCTTATCTGGAAAAAAGAGGATGGGATGGTCCTTCTCAAAATATGTGGTCTTTCCATGACAATTTAAGAGATCAAATTCGACTGTTGAGAAAAGCCTTTGAGGAAAAAGAATTCGAAAAAATAGATCAAAATATTCACTATCTATTAGATGGCATCAATAATTTGATGGCAGTAGAGCAAACTGTATTATTTCCTAATGCACTCCAAATATTAGAAGAACAGGATTGGAAGGAAATGGAAAAAGGAGAAGTAGAAATAGGCTGGATGCCTGACTGTGAACCTATGCCCAAAAAAGCAACAGAGTATGTGCACCCTTCTGAAGATGAAAGCGCAAAAGATCTCTCTTTTCTGGATGAAAAAAGTGCTCATTATGATGAGGGCTATATGACAGTGGAACAAGTCAATTTGCTGTTTAGAACCATTCCTGTTGACATTACTTATGTGGATGAAAATGACAAGGTGATTTTTTACAACAGAGGCGAAGAACGGGTTTTCCCAAGAAGTGCAGGCATTATTGGCAGAGAAGTTAAATTCTGTCATCCTCCGAAAAGTGTAGGCAAAGTCTTGAAAATTTTAGAGGCTTTCAGGGCAGGGACTAAAAGTGAAGCTTCTTTCTGGATTAATTTCAAAGGACGCTTGATCTACATTCGGTATTTCGCAGTTCGAGACGAAAAGAAAAACTACAAAGGAGTGGTGGAAATGTCTCAGGACATTACAGAAATCAAAGATATTGAAGGAGAAAAAAGACTATTGGAATGGAGCTAA
- a CDS encoding nitric oxide reductase activation protein NorD, whose amino-acid sequence MGFEPDEWIFGKVAKYFKNKKAKQNEQLPQKVSLDEIKPRLTLLARAISGNAVEIYPAEAEGGWKGNNFFLPISFSEFPTKEENLSFYFFRLIYLYVQKKKNINWEYPEDDLLLSRKMAVQSAEEILPELFEEFPVAEELHANFYQFFKDKAEGNQLPDFSMLYGKWMNPQKAEREPEKLENFDNKLHQAQDKADTIIKTKAVEEIKSLSIDKKQQEDYVLLHNFEKVETAEEHDGLWRDFDGSDELEKHQDALEELKMRQTVRVDEAVHSVYQADFVEQTTIAESAEKESDAFYIHYDEWNFKSNMYKRDFCKLFPDFLKETDVNYYQNTIQKNKSVLNSLRKMVASINNKARQQKRLTSGGNFDLDALVDFYTDIQAKKSPDENIYVDNRKKEKDLSLTLLLDLSLSSDSYVNNRKVLDVEKEVSILFGEILNEFNIDFCIDGFYSKTRNHSSYLTIKDFDEKWSSARYKVGAIAPSGYTRIGTALRHAGSRLHSRESQNKWVILLSDGKPNDYDRYEGKYGVQDVKQALKEFNQLNINSYAIAIESQAKYYLPQMFGQNHYQILSKPDDLIHSLVKLYTKIKNQ is encoded by the coding sequence ATGGGATTTGAGCCGGATGAATGGATATTTGGAAAGGTAGCCAAATACTTTAAAAATAAGAAAGCAAAGCAAAATGAGCAGTTACCTCAAAAAGTAAGCTTGGATGAAATTAAACCCAGGCTTACTTTGCTTGCCCGTGCAATCAGCGGAAATGCTGTTGAAATCTACCCTGCCGAAGCTGAAGGAGGCTGGAAAGGAAATAATTTCTTCCTGCCCATTAGTTTTTCAGAATTCCCGACTAAAGAAGAAAATCTCTCATTCTATTTTTTCAGATTGATCTATTTATATGTTCAAAAGAAAAAAAATATTAATTGGGAATACCCTGAAGATGACCTTCTACTTTCAAGGAAAATGGCAGTTCAAAGTGCAGAGGAGATTTTGCCCGAGCTTTTTGAAGAATTTCCAGTTGCAGAAGAACTACATGCTAATTTTTACCAGTTTTTTAAGGATAAGGCAGAAGGAAATCAATTGCCAGACTTTAGCATGCTTTATGGCAAGTGGATGAATCCACAAAAAGCAGAGCGAGAGCCTGAAAAGTTAGAAAATTTTGACAACAAACTGCATCAAGCACAAGACAAGGCAGATACCATCATAAAAACCAAAGCAGTAGAAGAAATCAAAAGTTTGAGCATAGACAAAAAGCAACAGGAGGATTATGTATTGTTGCACAATTTTGAAAAAGTAGAGACTGCAGAGGAGCATGATGGGCTATGGCGTGATTTTGATGGTTCGGATGAACTTGAAAAGCATCAGGATGCTTTGGAAGAACTTAAAATGAGACAAACTGTGCGGGTTGATGAAGCGGTTCATTCTGTGTATCAGGCAGATTTTGTAGAGCAAACCACCATTGCAGAAAGTGCTGAGAAAGAGAGTGATGCCTTTTATATCCACTACGATGAATGGAATTTCAAATCCAATATGTACAAGAGGGATTTTTGTAAACTATTTCCCGATTTTTTAAAGGAAACAGATGTTAATTATTATCAAAATACCATCCAAAAGAATAAAAGCGTATTAAATTCTTTAAGAAAGATGGTGGCTTCCATTAATAATAAAGCCCGGCAACAAAAAAGGCTTACTTCTGGTGGCAATTTCGACCTAGATGCTTTGGTGGATTTCTATACTGATATTCAAGCCAAAAAATCACCAGATGAAAACATCTATGTTGACAACAGGAAAAAGGAAAAGGATCTTTCATTAACCCTGTTATTGGATTTAAGCCTTTCCAGCGATAGTTATGTCAATAATCGTAAAGTTTTGGATGTTGAAAAGGAGGTTTCTATTCTATTTGGGGAAATATTGAATGAGTTTAATATTGATTTCTGTATTGATGGTTTCTATTCCAAAACCAGAAATCACTCAAGCTATCTGACCATAAAAGATTTTGATGAAAAATGGTCAAGTGCCCGCTATAAAGTGGGTGCCATTGCCCCAAGCGGCTATACCCGAATTGGCACTGCTCTCAGGCACGCTGGCAGTAGATTGCATAGCAGGGAAAGCCAGAATAAATGGGTGATTTTGCTAAGTGATGGTAAGCCAAATGATTATGATCGCTATGAGGGGAAATACGGGGTGCAGGACGTGAAGCAGGCATTAAAAGAATTCAATCAATTAAATATCAATTCTTATGCAATAGCCATAGAATCGCAAGCCAAATATTATTTACCTCAGATGTTCGGACAAAATCATTATCAGATTCTTTCAAAACCGGACGATTTAATTCACTCTTTGGTAAAATTATATACCAAAATTAAAAACCAATAG
- a CDS encoding c-type cytochrome: MLSKSQAQAFFLGGTLVTFLIFIGLTIYSMMPSNDQSNHENITEEVKRGKHLWEENNCMGCHSILGEGGYYAPELTKVVDRKGEPIIKAILTSPVPWQPNGRKMVAYNMSEEDAEAMIEYFKWIGEIDLNGFDHMVSPLAKDKAKGK; this comes from the coding sequence ATGTTATCAAAATCACAAGCACAAGCTTTTTTTCTGGGAGGGACGCTGGTCACCTTCCTGATCTTTATTGGTTTAACAATTTATTCCATGATGCCCAGTAATGATCAATCGAATCATGAAAATATCACTGAGGAAGTGAAGCGTGGAAAGCACCTATGGGAAGAGAACAATTGTATGGGCTGCCATTCAATTCTAGGAGAAGGGGGCTACTATGCTCCTGAATTAACTAAAGTAGTGGACAGAAAAGGTGAGCCTATCATCAAAGCCATTCTGACTTCACCCGTTCCTTGGCAGCCAAATGGTAGGAAAATGGTGGCTTATAATATGAGCGAAGAAGATGCCGAAGCTATGATAGAATATTTTAAATGGATTGGGGAAATCGACCTCAATGGATTTGACCATATGGTATCGCCTTTGGCAAAAGATAAAGCTAAAGGAAAATAA
- a CDS encoding COX15/CtaA family protein, with protein sequence MRSTYNNKAILIWLILGCALVISMVVIGGITRLTQSGLSIVEWKPISGITPPLSQDEWQQTFQQYKESPEFIHYRKNFTLADFKEIYFWEYLHRLLGRIIGIIFLLPFLYFWIKGYLDSSLKNKLIVIFFLGLFQGVLGWYMVKSGLMNVPHVSHYRLAAHLITAFGLIAYIFWVILDFIPQKRIRSNSLFFLNLSFLLLLIFQICFGAFVAGLKAGKWYNTFPKMGDEWIPSSFHYEFKHYGLWAMIESPPVVQFVHRSLAYIIFVLGLIIFFQAYQKLKYFPKTVIFLMILIVAQFTLGVFTLLYAVPISLGVLHQIFAAFLMLSGIYLVKSTTPFGKS encoded by the coding sequence TATAACAACAAAGCAATCTTGATCTGGCTGATTTTAGGGTGTGCCCTAGTGATCAGCATGGTAGTTATAGGAGGTATCACACGCCTTACCCAATCTGGGTTATCCATTGTGGAGTGGAAACCCATCAGTGGAATTACCCCTCCTCTTAGTCAGGACGAATGGCAACAGACCTTTCAGCAGTACAAAGAAAGCCCTGAGTTTATTCATTACAGAAAGAATTTTACGCTTGCTGATTTTAAGGAGATTTATTTTTGGGAATATTTACACCGTCTTTTAGGCAGAATAATTGGCATAATTTTCTTATTGCCATTTCTCTATTTTTGGATAAAAGGATATTTGGATTCCTCGCTTAAGAATAAACTGATTGTTATTTTTTTCTTAGGCTTATTTCAAGGGGTTTTAGGTTGGTATATGGTGAAAAGTGGTTTGATGAATGTTCCGCATGTTAGTCATTATCGGTTAGCTGCTCATTTAATAACTGCTTTCGGATTAATAGCTTATATATTTTGGGTGATTTTAGATTTCATCCCACAAAAAAGAATCAGAAGTAATAGTTTATTCTTTTTGAATCTTTCTTTTCTCCTTCTTTTAATTTTTCAAATTTGTTTCGGTGCATTTGTTGCCGGATTGAAAGCAGGAAAGTGGTATAATACTTTTCCTAAAATGGGTGATGAATGGATTCCTTCTTCATTTCACTATGAATTCAAACATTACGGGCTTTGGGCTATGATAGAAAGCCCTCCGGTAGTCCAGTTTGTTCATCGTTCTTTGGCTTATATTATTTTTGTTCTAGGTCTTATCATCTTTTTTCAAGCCTATCAAAAATTAAAATATTTCCCAAAAACTGTCATATTTCTGATGATTTTGATTGTAGCTCAATTTACCTTAGGTGTATTTACTTTACTATATGCAGTTCCGATAAGCCTAGGTGTTCTTCACCAAATTTTTGCGGCATTTTTAATGCTTAGTGGAATTTACCTCGTTAAAAGCACCACACCATTCGGCAAGAGCTAA
- a CDS encoding cbb3-type cytochrome c oxidase subunit I, with protein sequence MKYKSQKVAYWFFALCMLLFTLQIVYGFVMGFARIGFDVFHEFIPFNTARAVHTNLLVVWLLSGFMGAAYYIIPEEAQRELVSVKWAYVQLISLALVGVVAITGYHFNIWEGRKFLEIPRELDYLVVVNVLLFLGIIITTLYKGKRKTTTSIVLVMGLFFAALLYLPGMIWFDSQVTDSFFRWWVVHLWVEGVWELIMGGILAFLLIKLTGVDREVIEKWLYVIVGLTFLSGILGTGHHYYYIGVNKIWIIVGGIFSALEPLAFLAMALFAVYMYRKGEKNHPNKIALFWTIGASIVSFIGAGLLGFAHTLPQTNIYTHGTLVTAMHGHYAFWGAYAMIVLAIISYSMPNMTGRKRYNNTNGHLAFWLSNIGMLGMVTAMGVAGVVQVYLERKLKMEFMIVQEEVKIHFVVMLLCATLFTIGIGIYIYEFIKYGRPTDEALESENPFDDETDDTSMSKNQAELVS encoded by the coding sequence ATGAAATATAAATCACAAAAAGTTGCGTATTGGTTTTTTGCACTGTGCATGCTACTCTTCACTTTGCAGATTGTATACGGGTTTGTCATGGGATTTGCCCGTATAGGTTTTGATGTTTTTCATGAATTCATTCCTTTTAATACCGCAAGGGCTGTACATACCAATTTATTGGTCGTTTGGTTACTAAGTGGATTTATGGGAGCAGCTTATTACATAATACCTGAAGAAGCACAAAGAGAATTGGTAAGCGTCAAGTGGGCTTATGTTCAATTGATTTCATTGGCTTTAGTGGGTGTAGTTGCTATAACAGGCTATCACTTTAACATTTGGGAAGGAAGAAAATTCCTTGAAATCCCAAGAGAACTGGATTACTTGGTAGTAGTGAATGTACTGCTTTTCCTAGGGATTATTATTACCACTCTTTATAAAGGAAAACGCAAAACTACCACTTCGATAGTATTAGTTATGGGATTGTTTTTTGCGGCACTTTTATATTTGCCGGGCATGATATGGTTTGATAGTCAGGTAACAGATTCCTTTTTCCGTTGGTGGGTAGTGCACTTATGGGTAGAAGGTGTATGGGAATTGATCATGGGCGGTATACTTGCTTTCCTATTGATAAAACTAACCGGTGTGGACAGAGAAGTAATTGAAAAATGGCTTTATGTGATAGTTGGGCTTACTTTCCTTTCAGGAATTTTAGGGACAGGTCATCACTATTACTACATAGGCGTAAATAAAATCTGGATAATTGTAGGGGGAATTTTCTCCGCTCTGGAACCTCTTGCATTCTTGGCAATGGCACTATTTGCAGTCTATATGTATAGAAAAGGCGAAAAGAATCACCCCAATAAAATTGCTTTATTTTGGACAATTGGAGCTTCCATAGTTTCCTTTATTGGAGCTGGGCTTTTAGGATTTGCCCATACTTTACCTCAAACTAATATTTATACTCACGGTACTTTAGTAACCGCTATGCACGGGCACTATGCTTTTTGGGGCGCCTATGCAATGATTGTATTGGCTATTATTAGTTACAGTATGCCGAATATGACAGGTAGAAAAAGATACAATAACACCAATGGGCATTTAGCATTTTGGCTTTCAAATATAGGGATGCTCGGAATGGTCACCGCTATGGGAGTAGCCGGAGTAGTTCAAGTCTATCTTGAAAGAAAATTGAAAATGGAATTTATGATCGTGCAGGAAGAAGTGAAAATTCACTTTGTGGTGATGTTGCTTTGCGCAACGCTTTTCACTATAGGGATTGGTATATACATATATGAATTCATCAAATATGGAAGACCAACGGATGAAGCACTGGAAAGTGAAAATCCATTTGATGACGAAACTGATGATACAAGTATGTCAAAAAATCAAGCAGAGTTAGTTTCATAG